Proteins encoded in a region of the Pelmatolapia mariae isolate MD_Pm_ZW linkage group LG16_19, Pm_UMD_F_2, whole genome shotgun sequence genome:
- the wdr4 gene encoding tRNA (guanine-N(7)-)-methyltransferase non-catalytic subunit wdr4, protein MSAVGFCGNWIIVTCDKKLFAVHTKEARDPFVFDCSTAEKKPKNTKDEKNSDGGSSEETGSDKVLAFAVSPSGKLLALTDDTKRLVLFSCEPSWHCISIRWVVRRCTSLVFTQAEDELLVADKSGDVYAFSVVEPQKEGGLKMGHLSMLLALTVSLDDKYIITADRDEKIRVSHLRSPYNIQSFCLGHRQFVSALQILSTHPHWLLSGSGDGTLKLWDYESGSELQSLDLRQLDETTSSEADKDKDPTVCRITSSSDGQYVAVQCDSVPILQLFTLTQKGKEKLVPHSRISLPCCPLDVNFDPEGRLWVLMDSSDAPLQIYSLTHSSWECVAHVPELNRVTKAFRPHWETLEASLRTNNRFEQLHKVTFDNVAVYLQRKQERLEEQHLKRSGGQRAKGNKRIKKETEAVTQPFA, encoded by the exons ATTGTCACCTGCGACAAAAAACTGTTTGCAGTACATACAAAGGAAGCCAG AGATCCATTTGTGTTTGACTGCAGCACTGCTGAGAAGAAGCCTAAGAATACAAAGGATGAGAAGAACAG TGATGGCGGTTCCTCagaagaaacaggaagtgataaaGTCCTCGCCTTTGCTGTATCTCCATCTGGAAAGCTCCTGGCACTGACTGATGACACCAAGAGACTAGTTCTGTTTAGCTGTGAGCCTTCATGGCACTGTATCAGCATCAG GTGGGTGGTGAGGAGGTGCACGTCGCTGGTGTTCACCCAGGCTGAGGATGAGCTGCTGGTGGCGGACAAATCAGGAGATGTGTACGCGTTCTCGGTGGTTGAGCCACAGAAAGAAGGCGGGCTGAAGATGGGCCACCTATCCATGCTGCTAGCTCTA ACAGTGTCGCTGGATGACAAGTACATCATCACAGCTGACCGTGATGAGAAGATCAGAGTGAGCCATCTCAGGTCTCCATACAACATCCAGTCCTTCTGCCTGGGACATCGTCA GTTTGTCAGCGCCCTGCAGATCCTGTCAACACATCCACACTGGCTTCTGTCTGGATCAGGG GATGGGACTTTGAAGCTGTGGGACTATGAATCTGGCTCTGAGCTGCAGAGTTTGGACCTCAGACAGCTTGACGAGACCACGAGCTCTGAGGCTGACAAAGACAAG GATCCAACAGTGTGCCGAATTACCAGCTCGAGTGATGGTCAGTATGTAGCTGTGCAGTGTGACAG CGTGCCCATACTCCAGCTTTTCACACTGACTCAGAAGGGCAAGGAGAAGCTTGTGCCGCACAGCAGGATCTCCCTGCCCTGCTGTCCCCTGGACGTGAACTTTGACCCGGAAGGACGACTGTGGGTGCTAATGGACTCTAGTGACGCACCACTTCAAATCTACTCACTGACACACAGCTCCTGGGAG TGTGTTGCTCATGTACCTGAACTTAACAGAGTGACTAAAGCCTTCAGGCCACACTGGGAGACACTTGAAG CCTCCTTAAGGACTAATAACCGCTTTGAGCAGCTGCACAAGGTGACCTTTGACAATGTGGCGGTGTACCTCCAGAGGAAACAAGAAAGGCTGGAGGAGCAGCACCTGAAGAGGAGCGGGGGTCAAAGAGCAAAGGGCAACAAGAGGATCAAGAAGGAAACTGAGGCGGTGACTCAGCCATTTGCCTGA